Genomic DNA from Salinibacter pepae:
TTTGTCTCCAGGAAACAGGCCCGCATGGCCGGAAGCAACGCGGCGTGCCGGTCGCGGGCCGTCGCCAGGTCGTCGTCGAGCCCGGCCGCCACGAGTTCGCAGAAGGGCGCCGGCAGGGCGTTGCTGATGACGGAAACCGCCCCGTCCCCGCCCATGGCGAGCAGGGGGAGCGTCATCTCGTCGTCGCCCGAGTAGACCCCGAAGCCGTCCGGCCGGTGGGCCAACAGGTCGTCGATCTGTTCGATGTCGCCGGAGGCCTCCTTGATGCCGGCCACATGGGGGACCTCCTCGGCCAGGTGCAGCGCGGTTTCGGGGGCGATGTTGAAGCTCGTGCGGCCGGGCACGTTGTAGAGAATAATCGGCGCCTCGGCGGCCGCCGCGATGGTCTCGACGTGGGCCGCGAAGCCGGCCTGGGAGGGCTTGTTGTAGTAGGGGCCCACCACGAGCAGCCCATCGGCCCCGGCGTCCACCGCTGCCTTGGAGAAGGCGACGCTCTCGTCGGTGTTGTTCGTCCCGGTGCCGACGACA
This window encodes:
- the dapA gene encoding 4-hydroxy-tetrahydrodipicolinate synthase, coding for MAHDMLFRGVAPALVTPFTSDDDIDEAAFRRLIDAQIEGGVSALVVLGTTGENPTITEAERRRIVDAALDAADGRVPVVVGTGTNNTDESVAFSKAAVDAGADGLLVVGPYYNKPSQAGFAAHVETIAAAAEAPIILYNVPGRTSFNIAPETALHLAEEVPHVAGIKEASGDIEQIDDLLAHRPDGFGVYSGDDEMTLPLLAMGGDGAVSVISNALPAPFCELVAAGLDDDLATARDRHAALLPAMRACFLETNPVPIKDVCAALGWMEPHVRLPLTPMDERSPVRQRVLSAFDDLIDVTVA